A segment of the Phalacrocorax aristotelis chromosome 5, bGulAri2.1, whole genome shotgun sequence genome:
agagaaaagaaggacCAGTGAAATGAGAGTCTGGGCCTCAGGGACCCCTTCGAATTGCTATTGCAAGCATTTGGCAAAGACTGGGATAACATCCTATGTATCCATCTTTGTCCCTAGCTGTGTGCCCTTGGGCTTTGTTCTGGGCTTTCTAATTTCTAGTGCAGTGTAAAATATGAACACTTACTGTTGCCAATGTGTATTAATACATGTGGCAATGTACACGCTGATGTAACgtactcatttaaaaataaaaaagaaaatatatttgcataatgTTGACATTAAGAAGGTTGCGAACAGGAAGCATAGCAATGTTCCTAACATTCTGGACAGGAGAACATAGGATTTTGAAGAATAATTAGGTAAAACATATATGATAACATGcctaaaacacagcaaaagttacaaatttttaaaattattgtgatGATGCTGCATGAGGAATCTTGAAAATTTATACCCAATAGGGATAGGCTggtcttggtttttttgttttatttttataaagggTTAATTTGTAGTGCGTCCTACAAGCTGATATGTGGGATAAATAGTTTGGACGCTGTCTTGTAATCTCTGTTTATGAGTACATGACTGCTATTCTTATAAATGTCATCACTTTCTTGGTAGTATCTGGTAATATCTGAGTCATGAAGTGCTGACAAAAATCCGCTGCACTTAATGTGAAACTTGAGGCATTTTGCTCATTCCAAAAGATATTAGCAATAGCCAGCCCCACATTTAACTGATAAATAACGTGTACATGTGCACATGACACAGTTATGCTGCTATGtggattttttcctcttacatAAAATCTTTGTGGAAATACATCAGAGTTCAAAtcatgactcttttttttcttactgaactGTCTTGATGGATACTAATAGGTGTATGTATGGAGTCAGTGCATTGTGCCAGCAGGAACAGATCCATATGAAGGCAGAGCAGGCTTCCTTTGGTGAATTTCATTTGAACTTGGATATCCTGGCTGTAAAAGCGAACTCTACATACGCTATCACCcatttaagaaatgaaaactcTCACAAGGAGCTgagtactgaaaaatatttcatttctctaTTATTCCCCTCTTTATTTACAGCCACACTGCAGGATATGAAAATGAGAACCACAGCGCTCCCATGTTATACAGCTGTGGGGCCCAATACAGAATACACACCCATGGAGTTTTTCGAGGCATACAAGTGAGTATCCTAGGGCATTCTTCATAGGAAAGTAGAACTGCTCCCTGTTTATAATGCTTATTTACCACTTGACTGGTATTTATAAACCCATCCTGATTTGTGACTTCCCTGTGTTATCAAGAAATGCTTTACTTAAGTGTCTGGACTTCACTGAAGCCACTGAAGTATGATGTAAGCTTTCTTTCTGacacagtaatttaaaaatgtttcttcttctgaaatatATCTGTGAGGCAATATTCCTTACCAGCTTCGTAGGATGGTCCAAAATATACGATCCGGTTTCCAAATTCTAGCTCCAGTCACTTTGGCTGTGTGAAGCTTCTGTGGTTACAATGGACTACGTCCAATAACTATATATAAGAAAATGTCAGGtgacattttgcttttacagaTTTCTGAAACTTACTAATTCAAACATATatccttaaaacaaaatataataaGTGATTGTTTCCTAATGACTAAGTAATTAGTGAATATTTGAGAGAAACTTACCATTCATGGGAGTTAATTTCCTCCCTTTCTGAAGCAGTCATGTAATCAATAAATACCACTGTAAAAGATTAACCTTTTTAAAACTGATGGCAGAGTCATTACATAATATTTGTCTCTTCTGTGTTGCTCTGTGTTGTCAACATACATGAATGTTTTTAGATAgcatcttttctccttttcctttctgtatagTTTGACAAGTCATTATTCAGTAGTAAACTCTCAGAAATAGGCTTGTGAGCCAGCTTTTTCTTGAGTCAATAAAAGCAAGCAGTTGACATTGTTTAAGGAAGTTAATTATGCCAGAAGGAGAAGATTATCTTTGGTGGAATATTGTGACAGTGGCCAAAATGCATTAAGGCTGAACTATTCACCAGCTCCATCTAGACAgtctttcatgttttgttttttaccaaTTTGTATTAACCCAATACATTCATTTCCCTGTCTTTTAGCTTCATATAAGTATTTAAAATAGAGACGAGAATGGTACTCTGGCTTATGCTCTTATCTCTTACACTGGTATAAGCCTAAAACTATTTCATATGCCAGTGAATGTTCTTCTAGGATTACACTTGAGGTCAGAAAGTGGCCCATTTAATCTTGTGTATAAATCTTAGTGAGAGAATTTAATAAGTAGAGTTCACTGTATTTCACCTTCAAACAATTTTAATACTCTGCAAAGAACAGATTAAGGTATACTAAGGTTGTACTTCATTAATgtagcataaaataaaattgctggTTTGcagtataatttatttattgtgcAGCATAATATCTCTTTGTCGCGGAGAAATGCCTCTGTCTTTGAATATGATAAGTAAAAGCTTGAGAGCATACATGTTGCATTAGCAAGTCTCTGTCATTGTAGGATGTCCGGCGGGTGCCAGGAGTAGCTCCAACTATTGTCCGATCAGCAAGTGAGACAAATGAAAAACGTCCCTTCATGTGCGCGTACCCTGGCTGTAACAAGCGATACTTCAAGTTGTCCCACTTACAGAtgcacagcagaaagcacaCTGGTAAGTGTCAGCATGGATTGGTATAAATCACATTACAGAACTGGAGAGCAAAGTGGGTAGGGTGATTTTGAAATAGCAGAAGGTGCAAGAAATGATCTGCCAGGACAGGGGCCACAAGAATCTGTCAAATGAGTATGTATGTGCTCTGTCATCTGGGCAATCCCTCTTTTGGATGGAGAAGACCATCTGAATctagtgaagaaaaacaaagagcagcACTGACAGCAAGTAGATCACCCCCCCTCTCTTACTGTTACAGGGCATCATTCAGGGCTGTGAAttgtcttcctttccttgcACCACCCCTCATCTGGGAGCATCAAAGCTTGCTCCAAATCTTAACTTTGGTTAACTGTTAAGAAGTTTTCTCTGCGAGAGAAACCTAGACATTTAGCATCCTCATGTCCTCCTGTGTAAGCCTTTTCTGGTTGGGGTGGAGGCAGGGGTTGGCAAATGAGCTTCCTTGCTATGGGATCTTTCCATGAAGAACTGAGCAAGTTATCCATTAATATGACAGAAGGTCAAAGGGATGAAACAGACAGGAAGAAGTCCATACTGCTGTGACCTAGCAGATTGTCTaacatttcataaaaaataGTTACAAACTGTTCCTTTTGGAGACCGTGTCATAATATTAATtgagtaaaatatttataggtGAGAAATTAACattacaaagcatttttaatttctgaacaGGTAAGTCACAAAGATTACACATTCAAGATAATTTAGATTGTAATTGGAATTTAGTCTTTAGAGATGAAGGTCTACAGAAATGCTATTCTAGTTTCTGTAAATAAATTGGAAACAAAATTTGGAGATATTTTGGAGTCCATtagctgcagtatttttctcGAGTAAGcctaaacatttctgaaattttcttaTAATCACTATTTCTTTAATTCCTAAATTGATTTACTCTGTATTTTAACAGTCATAATTTGTTTGCTCTGGTCCTGTGTTTTATTCCATTTAGTTGCTTGGCTTTCGCTATATTATTTCTGGATGCATCACAAGGACTTCAGATTacgtggttttttttccttacctggAGAAGATTTTCAGAATTATACCACATATAATCTAGGCATGTGGAGGCACAGAAGCCCCAAAAGACATAGAGGATAGGACCATGGCCCTCTAACATCCCTAGGGAGACTTCTCCCATTGTCTTTGAGGTCATAGATGCCCCTCCTTTAGCTTACGCTATAGTGGAACAGCGTAGaggaaaaccatttttttcccttcaaacaCCTCTTCTGTACAGGTGGGCCCAGATCTTTCTGCCACTATATTTTGATGTGTTGACAACAAAACTTATTTATTTCTCAAACCTTTGCAAGTTACTTTCAGTAAGAATCCAGCTTGATTCCCAAAGCTTGTATTTGCTGATACAGACATTGCCAATGATAAGACCATGTAAGCTTTTGAGGTTGGTTGAAGCTAAAGAGAGGAAGCAAGGGGTAGTGCACTGCTGGTGTGAGAACTGCTTGGGTAATTTGCCTGGCTGATGCATTCAGATTTAGGATCAGAAGGGAGTTCTTCCCTTTATCAGGCTGGCAGGGTTTTGTCCTCAGCCTGGTGTATGGGTACTAGCCATTTCCTATGATTATTGCCTGGAAATTTTACTTACCAAATTCCTGGCTGCTGTAGAAGCTTAGAATATGGTGCTCTTAATTCCCTGTCTCTTCCCGTGGTCTGTGAGTCCTAGTTTTTGGGAGTGCTTGGTGAACTATACTGTATGGGAATGGGTAGTCTACAATACATTTGGAGTGGGTAGTCTATGAACACTTCTGAGGTACCATATTTTCCTAGCTGCTTGGGGCGGGGGAGGGCCTGGACATGGTGGCCGTAATGGTCATTTTCAGTCCCATGCTTTTCAGGAGTCCTGGGCAGCTGATCTGACTGTTGTGATGCAAAGCCATTTCCAGACTCCTTTGTAACTTCATGTCTTTGTCTGTCTAACCCTGATTTGTGCCCCTTGAGTGTGGAAAAGCTGACTGTCAAAAGTAAAATTTGGAAACCAGTTTTCTCCAAGGTCAGATCAATCGTCACTGAAGAATGCACGTGTCTTCTTGGTAACAGTTATGGTAGCTACAGTTCACACTTCTCTgcaccttctttcttttctccacctGCTTGTTTTTATATGTTAAGGGATATCTTAAGGGGCCAATATGATTTGAGTGAGGGTGTTGGTTTATGTTTCTGTCCCTTAGGCTCTCTGATCATCCTCCTGTTTGTGACCCAATGAACTCCAAAACCCCAGAATTCTAGAAGAGTTCTTTACTAGGTAAAGAAATTTGGCTTGGTGGACTTAGCACATTAGACAGAAAGTATTTGGCAACATAACACCTAACTCTTACTAAACAAAGGGATGTGTCTCTTCTTCTGCTTCAACGTTTTGATGGGGGGAATCCTGACGAGCCAGTGTAAAGTCGGGAGAGCTGTCAGATGTCAGCTCAAGCGGAGGACAATTTGGCTGTGTTTGGTATACCTCTCTACCGCCAACGTAAAATTTTACTAGTCCTCCTGTAAGGTGGTTCTGGATTCACTCATGGGTTTGAAGCTCTTCCATCTTTCTTAGTGCAGTGGTAGgtcagttttttaaattatgaacaCATGATTTGAAATCAAGCTGTTACATATATCTAATATTAAACCAGCTGATAGTATCTTTGCAGAATAATGTTGGCTCTtgattatcttttttctttctatagtAGATACTTACAGAGACTGGCTCATTCATCAGATCTTCCATTCTTCACTGGTTGCAGCATTGCAAAATCAAGCAGGGCCCTGAAACACAAAGTGTGAATCTGTAATCACTTTTGGCCAATGTTTCAACATAGCTTTAGTTGAAAATATGTTGGTATTTTGTGCCCTCTAAGACGGCTTATCCATTGTTAACAATGCCTTTATTGAAACATGTACAGCCAAAACCGTTTTTTTCTTATCTTGGCGTATTTTGCTGCAGTAGATAAGCCTctgaaaggaaatgcaaaaatacGTATGACTTTTCAACAGTACAGCAAATAATGTGAGTTGTCATCCTGTGGCAGACTTGAGAGATGACTTTGCAGAAACAAATTGATGTCTAGACCTCCATAAATTTCATTTATGGTGGAAACATCAGCATTCTTGCCAGAGACCCTTTGGGTTCAGTGCCACACAGTGGAAAAACTGGATTTGTCTTAATGGAAGGCTAAGCATCTTTGCAGAGGAAATATCCTCTGCCTGTTTGCCAGGGATATTCTTCAGCTTAAATGTGCTCCTTAATTGCAGTTATGAGCTTCTACAAAGAAGTATGAGACTCTGTAAATCAGGAAGGCTGTCCTTTATGTGGTGGGGGACTTGGGTCCCGCTGTTGAATTTCTGAGGTTCTGGGGCGTGTAAGTAATGCAGTCTAATAATGATTTTTATGCCAATCATCTAACAATGATTTCTTTGCGTTGACAAAAGCCAGTATCCTTTTGCTATGGCATGTGCCACTGTGCTGCTAAGTGCTTTAGAGTCATTAGTACCGTTCATCATTACAACACCTTCAAAAGACAGACCTATGTCCTCTATATACAGAGATGATAAATTGATAAATGGTTATAATTGTGCCTGAAGTGGGAACTGCACAGGCTTTCTCTTAGGAGTGTAGTGTGATAACTTCTAGGATAGCACTCTTtcattaatgttgttttgtaacaCTGACCTTCATACTTAACCCATGGAATACCATTCTGCAGAATACTGTGGAAGGTGAAAGCTTACGTGCGTTCAAGAAACAACTGGACAGATTAATGGAAAGAGACTCCATTAACGACTGTTAAATAGAAAGCCGCCTTTGGATTAGAAAGTTGATACCTCATGAACTGCTGGGTATTAGGAGAGTGTCCAAGGAAAGCACTGTTGCATCCTTGCTATCTTCTGCTCTCCTGCAGGCATCTTCGGTGGGCCATGGTGGGAGACTGCTGGGCTGGATGGACCTTTGGCCTCAGCCAGCACGGATTGGTTTTAGGCTTTCGTTTCTACGGCATAAAATAAGAACACTTAcgtatttaaaatacaagattAGTTTCAAAACAGTAATGACATCTCACACCTGAACTACGGTGTGAGGATGACAGAAAACATTACCTATAAAGGCTCCCCACTAAATAAAGAAACATACGTTTTACCCAAGTTTGCTAAAGCAAATTATGTTGAATAGGAAAATGTTACATTAGCGAGGCAAAGTTGTGATTGTGGGGTTGTGCTCGTTTGATTAAGTGGGTAAACAAGAAAAGGGGTTTAAATTGGTGAAGGGACTATAGACAAGCCTTTAGATTCTCATTGAGACTTGCAGTGTCTTGGTTTCAAaatcagcctcctctcctcacGTTTTCTTGTTAGTGGTGGGCTTTTGCCCCTGCAGCACTCCTTAACTAAATGCAATGGTTATGAATATTTTGTGCAACGCCTACAGCAGTAggaatttctgttttcccatgCATCTGGGCAAGTGAATTTTCTCCAGAGAAAACATGCACGCTTCCTCTAGTTTAAGTTAACTATTTTTGAgcaaaaaggtttattttattagaaGCATTGATTGCAATATGTGCAAAGGCTGATTCATACTTGTCgagctttattttttctaaatattttcctaaagaaCTGCTATTCCCTCTGTCCTCTTTCACCTTCACTATTTTATTATGCACTAAGTTTAGCGTTTCTTTTGTGTGCCCTCTTTCAgtaatgaaatttaaataatcATGGAAGCCTCCGAGTCGCAGGTGGAAGGACTGGTGAAGCTTCATCTTTgtctcctgttttgttttgaaattgtaTGTGGTCACATAGGAAGGTGACAGCATTATGggatattttttcatacattaAGAGACTTTAGCCTTTACTGGAGGGGCTTCAATAGGCTTCTGGGAAAAACAGACACTGCTCTAACCTCTCTCGGTATAGTGGTCTAATGAGGCACTAACAACTTTTTCTAATCTGGGACATTTCTGTTGTCCTGCTTTGAGGAAATTTATGGGAGTTAGCAGGTATGTGACGGTTGGCTGTAGCAGGCATTTTGCTTGGCACTAGCTGACATGGAAAATGTAGAGAGAGAGGGAATTCAGGATTTCTGTCCAAATATTgtgcttctttttgcttgtttgctttttgtttgtttgctttttgttttctatgcAGTGTCATCATACCTCTGTGTAAGCATCTTGGATTGATTCCTTTAATATATGCATTGGTTAAATTTGTCCTTAATTTAATGAAGACTGTATTTCAAAGTacttagagaaatatttttatgccaTCATGCCTGCTATACTGTTTTATTCAAATACCTCCTTAACCATCTTCTGCGTTTCTATTGCAATTAGCAGACAATCATCCTGTCAATGCATTCTGCTCTGCTGACATTCCCCCTCTTAAATCTGCCAAAGGGCTGAATTCCTTGGAAGTAAGTGGTTTCTGAAAAGCAGGCACCCCCCAGGGAGTGCTTGCGGTCAAAGTGTATGGAACTATTTCAAACACCTGTGGCAACTTTAATCCCTTATGCTAATAAATTAAGCACAGCAGACATGGAAATTGTCCACACCTAGGTTTGAGAATCAGTAAACTCCTTTGGGTTACTGTCACAGGAAGTTAGTTTGTTCTTGCAGATTTAGTTGCTTTTGTGAAATTTTGATCTTAGCCACACCAGTATGAATTTGGAATGCTCTTCTTAATGTGCTATTTATATGGTGTTAGCTAGATCAGAATGCTTctgctttaaactgaaatagtTTGCACTGGTATCTCAGAATACCAGTGCAACCAGAATATGTTTCCTCAACctaataaaatcagaaatgcagGCACTTGCAGTGAAGATTTATGAAAGTgatatgtgtttaaaaatatatccagAGAAATTAAGCCCACTGTCTGCTTcagctgatgtttttctttaggTCCTTCCTACTGGACCTTTGTTTTACATCTCAGCTTTCCGCTGTAGACAAAGCAGGTCCCAGGCAGTCTTGTGTGTCCCTTCCAGATAAAGCCCAGGATTCTCCCAGCCTTGCAGTGAGAGATGTTTCGTTACTTCTTGTTCAGAGGCCTCTGAGCAGGGCTGTAGCACTGTAAACAGACTTTATGTAGATATAAATGTAGTTATATCTGAGGCTCTTGCAGGATTGCAGTGTTATGCAAAGGGGCCTTAAATTAGATGCGAACCAGATCTGGAAGATCATGCAGCTCCTCCTGTAACAGCATAAGGATTAGGGTTTTTTGTGCTTCCCGAATCTCACTAACTCTGTGGTATGCTACATGCCAGCAgtgtttccttctttcctcaAGCTCCTCGaatgctgcatttctttttgcatgTTTATGTGGTTGGTGAAGTCCTTTGCATTGAAAGCCATGTTCATCTGAGAAGCCAGCTTGTAgggctttaattttttcttaaaaagtcaGAATCTCACTTTTTGTCCCAGAAAAAACCCATCCTGAGGACCTCTGCTGAACTGTATGAGAGGTGGAGGAAGAGTTTATATTTACACGAAACTTTGCAATAATTCATAGGCTTGCCTGCGAGAGATGTTCAGCTACATGACAAATTCTATTTAATGGCACTTTATGGCAGAAATATCATTTGGGTTTTGgggaagaatttaattttctgtggttgaattttgctcttcattttcttttagtcCATCTAGTATGGTTAAAATTACCACCACCATGGATGTCATTGGTTTAGTTTTTGCTTCAAATCCAATTTACAGCAAACTGCAAGTTGTTGCCTTGTACAAATTTTGTATTACTGAAACAGGTGGAAAGGGCTTAATATGGTTGAGgttgtttttgaaaaatataaaacaagagatttctgttcttttccagcagaaaaccataaaaaaatttcatgcaacctgaatttttttctagCTTTAACCTAATGGactattttgtttttagaatGAGCAGATTCAATATCGGTGTCAATGCAGCAGAATTATGCCAGCCTTTCCCCACTGATTCCAACACAGTTATATGGCTTTATAGCAAATGAGTCCTGGTGTACCACTAGACTGCTTTAGACAGGAGAGAAGTCTTTTAGTGTAATGTGTTTCATCTCCTGATTCTGGTTGACACTTTCCTTCATTTAGCCACATTTTCTGATAAATTGTTTGTCCTTTACAGGTGAAAAACCTTATCAGTGTGATTTTAAGGATTGTGAACGGAGATTTTCTCGTTCAGACCAACTCAAACGGCACCAAAGACGACACACAGGTTTGTTGACAACACATCTCTGCTCATTAGAGTTCATCTTTATGAGATTTGCAATCCAGAACTTATACTTCTAAACTGTTGTGCCTGTTCATACACGATACCCGCAGTGCCAAATTCTTTAAGTTAGCTTTAGGAGAGGACTGGATGTGAGTTTTTCTATTGGCACTTCAGCACTACTATGGTTGTATAGGTGACACTTTGATCCTGCCACCATCTTTTTGAAACAGCTTTCTTAATGAATCTGTTTGCTCTATACTGTATACCCAATATAGGGaatatagtatttttaaaaaccaaacagttcTGCAAGAAAAAGCTGCCAATGAGTAACCTGATAAATGCTACTGTTGGTATTCTGATGTTTGTGTGGCAATGCTGATAGGTGAATGCTGCATGTGCATAACCTGAAAGGCT
Coding sequences within it:
- the WT1 gene encoding Wilms tumor protein isoform X6, with translation MLYSCGAQYRIHTHGVFRGIQDVRRVPGVAPTIVRSASETNEKRPFMCAYPGCNKRYFKLSHLQMHSRKHTGEKPYQCDFKDCERRFSRSDQLKRHQRRHTGVKPFQCKTCQRKFSRSDHLKTHTRTHTGKTSEKPFSCRWPSCQKKFARSDELVRHHNMHQRNMTKLQLAL